One window of Nicotiana tomentosiformis chromosome 11, ASM39032v3, whole genome shotgun sequence genomic DNA carries:
- the LOC104090278 gene encoding LOB domain-containing protein 1-like, whose translation MVYSSDTKATVISTSPSSSRSVSPPSSSSSSPNSPPPPPMVVVSPCAACKILRRRCAEKCVLAPYFPPNDPIKFTTAHRVFGASNIIKFLQELPESQRADAVSSMVYEANARLRDPVYGCAGAICQLQKQVNELQAQLAKAQAEVVNMQCQQANLMALICMDMNQSSPQASPQQQSNLESFTNNIPHSFQNSMSFLDDNNNFGSVWEPMWT comes from the exons atggtGTACTCCAGTGATACAAAGGCGACAGTCATAAGTACTTCACCATCATCTTCTCGCTCCGTCTCGCCACCGTCGTCGTCGTCTTCTTCTCCTAACTCTCCACCACCACCGCCGATGGTGGTGGTCAGCCCTTGCGCCGCCTGTAAAATATTACGGCGGAGATGTGCAGAGAAATGTGTATTGGCACCTTATTTTCCTCCCAATGATCCTATCAAATTCACTACTGCTCATCGTGTCTTTGGTGCTAGTAACATTATCAAGTTCTTGCAG GAATTGCCAGAATCTCAAAGAGCAGATGCTGTGAGCAGCATGGTGTATGAAGCCAATGCTAGACTGAGAGATCCAGTCTATGGTTGTGCAGGGGCAATTTGTCAACTTCAAAAGCAAGTGAATGAGTTACAAGCACAGTTAGCAAAGGCACAAGCTGAGGTTGTCAACATGCAATGTCAACAAGCTAATCTCATGGCCCTAATTTGCATGGATATGAATCAATCTTCTCCACAAGCATCACCACAACAACAATCTAATTTGGAAAGTTTCACTAATAATATCCCACATAGCTTTCAGAACAGTATGAGTTTCCTAGATGATAACAATAACTTTGGATCGGTGTGGGAGCCCATGTGGACATGA